A window from Salvia miltiorrhiza cultivar Shanhuang (shh) chromosome 2, IMPLAD_Smil_shh, whole genome shotgun sequence encodes these proteins:
- the LOC131012646 gene encoding pentatricopeptide repeat-containing protein At1g62680, mitochondrial-like — translation MMARRAVVSAIDLIHRRGFLNRWSQHQSGILSPLFSLFSSEAFQPKRSRIDFSCVKEVDDVIELFQKIKSLRQEPSVLLYNKLMSVSVTIEQYYIALDVFDEMLRMGVPVNNYTRNIAVNCCCLLKDIYSAFSIMGFFLKGGYGPDTVTYGTLIKGLFLVNKEAEAVKLFEKILDLKLCEPSNVMILHVIDGLCKTGQVIEAHDWLHRLESSGWSPNVDTYNALIDGFCKGGMVDNAFKVLTKMVGKGVLPDVVTYSSMINAFCKEEKMEEAENMLEIMTQQNICPDVFTYSSLIEGLCLKGEIERAKQLLDSMVERGLKPNIVNYSTLLNGYCKKGSLDEAWLIFLEISGKGLEHNVQTYSTLLDGLLKRGMVDEALLLLSEMVEKGISPDVVTCNILIDGYCSQGEMVRARELFDSMERTGIKYDIFTYNILIKGYCKTGNLDEALHFFDEISHVGLKQSTVSYTTMMHGLIRQSSFSDGLKLFHDMEAQNLHPNLYTYNILLDGLCRIRRIDEAFAVLTVMEARGVKPDIVSYGVLINSLCKGGRLDDATRLFNHLPSKGLKPSAHTYNMMLDSLYHEGREGEARMLMMEMERSGCAPNFVTFNIIVWNLVKSKKFHEAIAFLEEMCRRGFDVNSEIISALLQELRIREGKDEKLQEILKKVCAQNRQVNVLF, via the coding sequence ATGATGGCAAGAAGAGCTGTTGTTTCTGCAATTGATCTCATTCATCGAAGAGGATTTCTCAATCGATGGTCGCAGCATCAATCGGGTATTCTCTCTCCtctgttctctctcttctcttccgaGGCTTTTCAACCTAAGCGGTCTAGAATCGATTTCAGTTGTGTTAAAGAAGTAGACGATGTTATTGAattgtttcaaaaaataaagagtTTGCGGCAAGAGCCTTCTGTTCTCCTGTATAACAAACTCATGAGTGTTAGTGTAACGATTGAGCAGTATTATATTGCCCTTGATgtgttcgatgaaatgcttAGGATGGGTGTCCCAGTTAATAATTACACAAGGAATATTGCTGTCAACTGCTGTTGTCTCTTGAAAGATATATACTCAGCTTTTTCTATAATGGGATTCTTTCTCAAGGGAGGTTACGGACCAGATACTGTGACATACGGCACTCTCATAAAAGGGTTATTCTTAGTTAATAAGGAGGCTGAAGCCGTGAAACTGTTCGAAAAGATTTTGGATTTAAAACTTTGTGAGCCCAGTAATGTTATGATTCTGCACGTGATTGATGGGCTGTGCAAAACTGGACAGGTCATTGAAGCTCATGATTGGCTTCATAGATTAGAAAGTAGTGGGTGGAGTCCCAACGTTGACACTTATAATGCACTAATTGATGGATTTTGCAAGGGCGGAATGGTGGACAATGCCTTCAAGGTTCTAACCAAAATGGTTGGGAAGGGTGTTTTACCTGACGTCGTCACTTATAGTTCCATGATTAATGCATTCTGTAAGGAAGAAAAGATGGAAGAGGCTGAAAATATGTTGGAAATAATGACGCAACAAAATATTTGTCCCGATGTCTTTACTTATTCTTCGCTTATTGAAGGGCTGTGCCTGAAGGGTGAAATCGAAAGAGCGAAGCAGTTACTTGATTCCATGGTAGAGAGGGGCCTTAAACCCAATATTGTTAACTATAGCACCTTGCTAAATGGATATTGTAAGAAGGGAAGCCTGGATGAAGCTTGGcttatttttcttgaaatttcCGGTAAAGGTCTCGAGCATAATGTGCAAACTTATAGTACATTATTGGATGGGTTGTTGAAGCGTGGGATGGTTGATGAAGCTCTGCTTCTGCTGTCCGAGATGGTGGAGAAGGGCATCTCTCCTGATGTTGTCACATGCAACATATTGATAGATGGATATTGTTCGCAGGGCGAGATGGTTAGAGCCAGAGAGCTCTTCGATTCGATGGAAAGGACGGGGATCAAGTACGATATATTCACCTATAATATCTTGATTAAGGGATACTGTAAGACGGGAAATCTTGATGAAGCTTTGCATTTCTTTGATGAAATCTCGCATGTGGGTCTCAAACAGTCGACCGTGTCATACACCACGATGATGCACGGGCTAATACGCCAAAGTAGTTTTTCAGACGGGTTGAAGCTTTTCCACGATATGGAAGCTCAGAATCTACATCCAAATCTCTACACCTACAACATCTTGTTGGATGGCTTGTGTCGGATCCGTCGGATCGATGAGGCATTTGCGGTTTTGACGGTGATGGAGGCGAGAGGCGTGAAACCTGATATCGTATCGTATGGTGTTCTGATCAACAGCTTATGCAAGGGCGGAAGACTTGATGATGCTACTAGGCTCTTCAACCATCTCCCTTCCAAGGGCTTGAAACCTAGCGCACATACCTACAACATGATGCTCGACTCCCTCTACCATGAAGGGCGCGAAGGGGAGGCGAGGATGTTGATGATGGAGATGGAGAGGAGCGGCTGCGCGCCTAATTTCGTGACATTCAATATTATTGTGTGGAATCTGGTGAAGAGCAAAAAGTTCCATGAGGCGATTGCTTTCTTGGAGGAGATGTGCAGGAGAGGATTTGATGTGAATTCGGAGATCATTTCTGCTTTGCTTCAGGAACTTAGAATAAGAGAAGGTAAAGATGAGAAATTGCAAGAGATTCTTAAGAAAGTTTGTGCTCAAAATCGACAAGTGAATGTTCTATTTTGA